A genomic stretch from Thiomicrorhabdus sp. includes:
- the miaB gene encoding tRNA (N6-isopentenyl adenosine(37)-C2)-methylthiotransferase MiaB → MSGNPELQNTPFNGGLYLITYGCQMNEYDSDKMASLLEKTYGLKLVEEPEQADVVLMNTCSVREKAQEKVFSELGRWEKWKKQKSNRIIGVGGCVASQEGEVIRQRAPSVDVIFGPQTLHRLPAMIDEALALRGDDSIKKKRAVIDISFPEIEKFDNLPEPEVSGVSAMVSVMEGCSKYCTFCVVPYTRGEEVSRPFEDVMHEIRTLASQGVREVNLLGQNVNAYRGVMADGEIADLAVLMHAVRTIDGIDRIRFTTSHPNEMTQSIIDCYAEIPELVSHLHLPIQSGSDRVLALMKRNHMAIEYKSTIRKIRKLRPNLSLSGDFIIGFPGETCDDFKETLKLVEELQYDRSFSFIYSPRPGTPAASLPDEEPMDKKKRRLYALQELLNKQTQAISESMVGTVQSVLVERLSRNSFTEVAGRTENNRVVNFEGSPELIGQFVDVEIVEAFANSLRGKLIATPEADRHVAPQFYAL, encoded by the coding sequence ATGAGCGGAAACCCTGAGTTGCAAAACACCCCTTTTAATGGCGGATTGTACCTGATCACCTACGGTTGTCAGATGAATGAATATGACTCCGATAAAATGGCCAGTCTACTGGAAAAAACCTATGGTTTGAAGCTGGTTGAAGAGCCGGAGCAGGCGGATGTGGTATTGATGAACACTTGTTCTGTGCGTGAAAAGGCTCAGGAAAAAGTGTTTTCCGAATTAGGACGCTGGGAAAAGTGGAAAAAGCAGAAGTCTAACCGAATTATCGGTGTCGGCGGTTGTGTGGCTTCGCAGGAAGGAGAGGTGATTCGCCAGAGAGCGCCGAGTGTTGATGTTATTTTCGGTCCGCAAACACTGCATCGATTACCGGCGATGATTGATGAAGCCCTTGCGCTGCGTGGTGACGACAGTATTAAAAAGAAGCGCGCGGTTATTGATATTTCTTTTCCTGAAATCGAAAAATTCGATAATTTGCCGGAGCCGGAAGTCAGCGGTGTTTCGGCAATGGTCTCGGTGATGGAAGGTTGTTCGAAATACTGTACTTTTTGTGTCGTTCCTTATACGCGTGGCGAGGAGGTCAGTCGGCCTTTTGAAGATGTCATGCATGAAATCCGTACTTTGGCATCTCAAGGGGTGCGTGAAGTTAATCTGTTGGGGCAGAATGTCAATGCCTATCGCGGTGTGATGGCGGATGGTGAAATTGCTGATTTGGCGGTTTTAATGCATGCCGTTCGTACGATCGACGGTATTGACCGCATTCGTTTCACGACTTCGCATCCAAATGAAATGACGCAAAGCATTATCGACTGCTATGCAGAAATCCCCGAACTGGTTTCACATTTGCATTTGCCGATACAATCCGGCTCGGATCGTGTATTGGCTCTGATGAAACGTAATCATATGGCGATTGAATATAAGTCGACGATCCGTAAAATCCGCAAATTACGTCCAAACCTGAGTTTGTCCGGCGACTTTATTATTGGTTTCCCGGGTGAGACCTGCGATGATTTCAAAGAAACTCTGAAGCTGGTGGAAGAACTGCAATACGACCGCTCTTTCAGCTTTATCTACAGCCCAAGACCCGGGACTCCTGCCGCGAGTTTGCCGGATGAAGAACCGATGGACAAGAAAAAACGACGCCTGTATGCATTGCAGGAACTGCTTAACAAGCAAACACAGGCCATCAGCGAATCGATGGTCGGAACCGTTCAGAGTGTTCTGGTCGAACGACTGTCGCGCAATTCCTTTACCGAAGTAGCCGGACGAACCGAAAATAACCGCGTTGTGAATTTTGAAGGATCTCCGGAGTTGATCGGCCAATTTGTGGACGTGGAAATTGTCGAAGCCTTCGCGAATTCGTTACGCGGTAAACTGATTGCGACGCCTGAAGCTGATAGACACGTTGCACCTCAGTTCTATGCACTGTAA
- a CDS encoding prepilin-type N-terminal cleavage/methylation domain-containing protein, translating into MRVSSSLPIRQRGFTLIEIAIVLVIVGLLIGGALKGQEMLQNAKLKSLIQDLDGVTAAHYAYQERMGEMAGDSLTVDGEIDNPESFWKAQRTQGFLKGDRENGDAPLHSLGGVLKVGSGTVVTHRNWVCASSINSDQAVGLDRRYDDGVGDNGFLVWAGSGDEPAAMTDYPEEVQTGYFCKLF; encoded by the coding sequence ATGAGAGTCAGTAGTTCGTTGCCAATTAGACAAAGAGGGTTCACGTTAATCGAAATTGCCATTGTTCTGGTGATTGTTGGTTTGTTGATAGGTGGAGCCTTGAAAGGCCAGGAGATGTTGCAGAACGCGAAGTTGAAGAGTTTGATTCAGGATCTGGACGGTGTAACGGCGGCGCATTATGCTTATCAGGAGCGAATGGGAGAGATGGCCGGTGATTCACTGACTGTCGATGGTGAGATTGATAATCCAGAAAGCTTCTGGAAAGCGCAGCGTACACAGGGTTTTTTAAAAGGAGATCGTGAAAATGGAGATGCGCCCTTACACTCTCTGGGCGGCGTTTTGAAGGTCGGTTCGGGAACAGTCGTCACTCATCGCAACTGGGTTTGTGCGTCGTCGATTAATTCCGATCAGGCTGTCGGTTTGGATCGACGTTACGATGACGGGGTTGGTGACAACGGTTTTCTTGTATGGGCTGGAAGCGGTGATGAACCGGCGGCAATGACTGATTACCCTGAAGAGGTCCAGACCGGTTACTTTTGCAAGCTCTTCTGA